One window of Nocardioides dongkuii genomic DNA carries:
- a CDS encoding rhodanese-like domain-containing protein, which translates to MPEIDIDQLATALEQGATLVDVRETREYVDAHVPGAVSIPMGQLTARLDELDRSSPVHVVCASGNRSAAMTDVLTAQGFDAVNVVGGTAAWVRAGRPVVRGPETGAPR; encoded by the coding sequence ATGCCTGAGATCGACATCGACCAGCTCGCCACCGCCCTCGAGCAGGGCGCGACGCTCGTCGACGTCCGGGAGACCAGGGAGTACGTCGACGCCCACGTCCCCGGGGCCGTCAGCATCCCCATGGGACAGCTGACCGCCCGGCTCGACGAGCTCGACCGGTCCTCCCCCGTCCACGTCGTCTGCGCCTCGGGCAACCGCAGCGCGGCGATGACCGACGTGCTCACCGCCCAGGGCTTCGACGCCGTCAACGTCGTCGGCGGCACCGCCGCCTGGGTCCGCGCCGGCCGTCCCGTGGTCCGCGGCCCCGAGACGGGAGCACCCCGATGA
- the arcC gene encoding carbamate kinase, with protein sequence MRVVATLGGNALLQRGQKPDADVQERNVRLAVAALAPLAADHELVLTHGNGPQVGVLALQSASDPRLTTPYPFDVLGAQTQGMIGYWLLQAMENELPGRQVAAIINQTLVAAADPAFADPTKFVGEMYTEEEAHRLATERGWTVKPDGTGWRRVVGSPRPHRVIETRLIRLLLQSGAIVVCAGGGGVPVIRNERGELSGVEAVVDKDLTSSVLAEALDADVLLVLTDVPSVMRDFGTPDQQPVRQATPGSLRALDFAAGSMGPKVEAVCRFVELTGGIAAIGRLEDAPAILRGEAGTVVTPSGSFHGLPSVGPSNPDTVRVAVS encoded by the coding sequence GTGCGCGTCGTCGCCACCCTGGGTGGCAACGCACTCCTGCAGCGCGGCCAGAAGCCGGACGCCGACGTGCAGGAGCGCAACGTGCGCCTGGCGGTCGCCGCGCTCGCGCCGCTCGCCGCGGACCACGAGCTGGTGCTCACCCACGGCAACGGGCCGCAGGTCGGCGTGCTCGCGCTCCAGAGCGCCTCGGACCCGCGCCTGACCACGCCGTACCCCTTCGACGTGCTCGGTGCGCAGACCCAGGGGATGATCGGCTACTGGCTGCTCCAGGCGATGGAGAACGAGCTGCCGGGCCGGCAGGTCGCCGCGATCATCAACCAGACCCTGGTCGCCGCGGCCGACCCCGCGTTCGCCGACCCGACGAAGTTCGTCGGCGAGATGTACACGGAGGAGGAGGCGCACCGGCTCGCCACCGAGCGGGGCTGGACCGTCAAGCCGGACGGCACGGGCTGGCGCCGGGTCGTGGGCTCCCCCCGCCCGCACCGGGTGATCGAGACCCGGCTGATCCGGCTGCTGCTGCAGAGCGGAGCCATCGTGGTCTGCGCCGGCGGAGGCGGGGTGCCGGTGATCCGCAACGAGCGCGGTGAGCTGAGCGGGGTCGAGGCGGTCGTCGACAAGGACCTCACCAGCTCGGTCCTCGCCGAGGCTCTCGACGCGGACGTCCTCCTGGTCCTCACCGACGTCCCCAGCGTGATGCGCGACTTCGGCACGCCGGACCAGCAGCCGGTGCGGCAGGCGACCCCCGGAAGCCTGCGCGCCCTGGACTTCGCGGCCGGGTCGATGGGGCCCAAGGTCGAGGCGGTCTGCCGCTTCGTCGAGCTCACCGGAGGGATCGCGGCCATCGGCCGGCTGGAGGACGCGCCCGCGATCCTGCGCGGGGAGGCGGGCACGGTGGTCACCCCCAGCGGGTCCTTCCACGGACTGCCCAGCGTCGGTCCCAGCAACCCGGACACGGTGCGGGTCGCGGTCTCCTGA
- a CDS encoding metal-sensitive transcriptional regulator yields the protein MDLDPTDIKPIITRMKRANGHLASVIRMMEEGSSCEDVLTQLAAVNKALSRAGYAIVATGLQTCLADADSGGLDGVDVKKMEKLFLALA from the coding sequence ATGGACCTCGACCCCACCGACATCAAGCCGATCATCACCCGGATGAAGCGCGCCAACGGCCACCTGGCCAGCGTGATCCGGATGATGGAGGAGGGGTCCTCCTGCGAGGACGTCCTCACCCAGCTGGCCGCCGTCAACAAGGCGCTCTCGCGCGCCGGCTACGCCATCGTCGCGACCGGTCTCCAGACCTGCCTCGCCGACGCCGACTCCGGCGGCCTCGACGGCGTCGACGTCAAGAAGATGGAGAAGCTGTTCCTGGCCCTGGCCTGA